From a region of the Lactuca sativa cultivar Salinas chromosome 4, Lsat_Salinas_v11, whole genome shotgun sequence genome:
- the LOC111896010 gene encoding uncharacterized protein LOC111896010 — MSDKQDPTPVKALHPVYTITNIQNKIRTLDGTKVSYSSWVRLFKLHAKGYRVLAHIDGSDPPSMTDPTYEIWSEIDAIVLQWIYGTISDDLLARVLEPDSTAYEAWFKIQNIFLNNKGSRAAALEHEFTNLTLRAMSSLEAYCQHLKDLASQLNDVDCPVNEKRLVLQLVRGLPSEFDTVGTYINQTLPPWDTACSMLQLEIQRHRARDSHSSTEIVATVEHDPPANSNF, encoded by the coding sequence ATGTCAGACAAACAAGACCCAACACCTGTCAAAGCTCTCCATCCCGTCTACACTATCACAAACATACAGAACAAGATTCGTACCCTTGACGGTACAAAGGTATCTTACTCTTCATGGGTTCGATTGTTCAAACTTCATGCTAAAGGCTATAGAGTTCTTGCCCACATCGATGGTTCCGACCCTCCATCCATGACTGACCCGACCTACGAAATCTGGTCCGAAATTGACGCCATTGTCCTCCAATGGATATATGGAACGATATCAGATGATCTCCTTGCCCGTGTGCTTGAACCGGACTCTACCGCATATGAAGCTTGGTTCAAAATTCAGAACATCTTCCTTAACAACAAAGGATCCCGTGCTGCTGCTCTGGAACACGAATTCACAAACCTTACCCTTCGAGCAATGTCGTCCCTTGAAGCTTATTGCCAACATCTCAAAGACCTGGCAAGCCAACTGAATGACGTCGATTGCCCTGTAAACGAGAAACGTCTGGTCCTTCAACTTGTCCGTGGGCTGCCATCAGAATTTGATACAGTCGGCACCTACATCAATCAAACCCTACCTCCATGGGATACCGCATGCTCCATGCTTCAACTTGAAATTCAACGACATCGTGCTCGAGATTCACACTCATCCACAGAAATCGTTGCTACTGTTGAACACGACCCACCAGCAAACTCAAATTTCTGA